GGGCCTGTAAGACGTGTTTAAGGCATTTTCTGCACATCCCCCACTTGTCTGAATCATGCAGTTCCAATATGTGTTGACTTCTGGCTGATGCGACTTAATGTTCATGTTAATGGAAACGCACTGACCGGTACAATATCGACTTCTGGTGGAGGTGAATTAAACCGCAGCAGACCTCTGCAGCGTAGAATCgcgctctgtctctgtccaggccGGGCCCTCCCATGCTATAAATATGAAACTTCAGGTCGCCGCCGCTCATCatggtcagaaccatacagaggGTGTGCTTGGTCTCGTACGAGTACGCCAGATTCACCTGAGAGGAGAACAAGGAAGAGGATGTGAAATGTTTGcagtacttcctgtctgaggttTGAACTCAATTCATTCTTtagattctgctgctgctgtgtggacTTGGACTATGTCCAAGTGTCTGTCTTTCTCACCACAAATCGACTGTCCACCCCCTCAAGGATCTGTTTCTCGTTGAGAGCCATGGCTTcccctttcctcttcttcacatgAGTCTTCTCCAGCTTCTTACAGGCGTACATCATTCCTGTGGCGCGTACCTGGCAAGCCCACACctgatggggaaaaaataaaaaaaacacaaaacgttaaaaaaatgtattgtcaCCCCTTTTGTAAAGTTGGAAGGACTTTCTGGGAAGTGGGATGAGAAGCATACGGACCTCCCCGAAACCTCCTTTGCCCAGCAGCCTGTACTGTTTAAAATCGTGCTTGGTGACGGGCTTCCTTAAAGAGGGAAAACTAGGATGAGGTTAAAGCTCGCGTCGCTAGAGTCGAGCGTTAATGGCCGCCGATGTTTGACCCTGACCTCTCCAATGCCTTCCACTGCAGGAAACGGTCAAAATACAAGCTGTCCTGGTACTGAACGAAGGGCTCGCCGCTGAGGAACTTATGGAGGTCTCTATATGCACGAGACGCAGAGGCTTGTGGTTAATCTGTCAGAATGCTCGCCTGCTTGAGCGCGTGCCCGTTGGACTTACTCGCTGCAGTCCTTGAAGACGTCGCCGTAGGGATTGAACTCCAGGCTCTGGCTGCAGCTTTGCTCGTGTTTCAGGATGATGGGAATGCACTGCTTGGACTTACAGGTGCAGAAACAGTGTGCAAGAGATTGAAATGACAGTAGACAGTAggactaattaaaaaaaaatcaaacattgCGTTTCATGTGTCAGTTGTCAGACCTGCGTGTTGAGGAATTTCCCAACGACGCCGAGGCCAAACTCTCTCCTGTTCTCGTCAGCCTTTCTTTCAAACTCCTCCTAAAGATTTTAAAAATCACTCAGCATGTTTTCCCCAAGATATTTAAAACACAGCATTTTGTTGAGACTTGACGGTAAAATATTTGTTGCAGTGATTTCTTGCTAagggaagaaaggaaaaggaaatgtatCTATGAAATAAGTAAACAACCAACAGTAAACACAAACTCCTTGGTGGTTATGTTTGTTAGTCCTGCTGCGAGGTTTTATTAACCCCTTCACACATTTTTCGGGAAAGTTGTTGGAAAGCTTGGGCTTGTTGAGAAGAAGAACTATTGTTTGGAGTGACTCCAAACAAGAAGCagatttgattattattttttccgcTCATtatgagccttttttttttacattttcatttgagcTGTTAAACCTGAACTCCTTttactcttttatttttctttctagaaagaaaaagaaacctgaCTTGACAGCGTTTGATGAAACTGGAAGACTTTTGGAATAGGTCCGGGTTTGACTGTTGGACGGCCGAGTGCATCACATGACTTATCATCACAGGTGTGTTCTCGGTTTTGTCAGGTAACGTAATTATTTTTGGTACCGGTAATTTGATTTTCTATATGACattgaaacagatttttttttttttaatgtcttatcACAAGGACCCACCTCTTTAATATGCCAGTAAAACTCtaaatttgaatttttgaatttcaaagtatttcaaaTGAGTGCCCCTTTTTTATGATAATCATCTTAACATTTGGTAACCCGACTAACCAATTTAAGATTTTGGCATATTGATCCCACGTTTTTTAGGACATCCAGCCTAAGCTTTTTTTGCGCCGTCCAAAGTTTGGACTTCTGAGCTTTAAGTTTATTTCCGACAGCAGAAACCCGTCATTCTCATCTGAAGGGTACCAAAGCGTCCTGCAGGAACGTGTATTTCTTCAGATCGGGGCGGCTTTGACAGAAGAGCTCAAACAGCTTCTTGCCGATCGGCTGCTTCACACACAGACTGTAGTAATCTCGCTCTGACAGATAAAGAAAGCACGATAAGAAATCCAACCAACAAACTGTGATTGTTGTTAGAGCcccctttaaacacacacacctatgttTATAGCCAATTCCACACACTGATTGATTTGAGGGAAGCGAAGCATCTCTCTCCACTTGCAGCTGCGGCCTTTGCTCCCCCCACCTGCAGACGTCAGAGAAAGGAGCAGTGTTGTCTTTTATAAACCGATGATGAATTCCTGGTAAAAATGCTTTCATACCTCACCTGTCAGGTTTCTGACAACAGTGCGCTCTACTACAGTGAACGAACTATAAATAGCTCTAGGAAACAGGAAAGCAAAGCCAGTGGGACTGCATTGCTCTGCAACTTACTTTTAGACTGTCACGTCATTGCATTGAATGCAGAGTTGCTCTCTAAGGAATCTAAATCCGGGATTGTTGAGGCAATGCTATTGGTATAGATCAATAAATAAGATTGAGCATTCTCTCCTGTTTAGGGAAGTCACCGTGCTCTTCCAGAATGCGACCAGGTGAACATCCTCCATACCTGTGATCCTTCAAATTAATGTGAACGGAAAATCTTGCACGTACTGATAGACACGAGCCACGTATGTAATCAGGACTCGTCATTGTTTCATCAACAGTgaacagagaaatgaaaagagcGAAGGGTTGACTCTTACCTTCTCTGGCTCTAATCAGAGCACTATTCGCCACCATGCTGTCAATCTCCATgggtgagtctgtgtgtgtgtgtgtgtgtgtgtgtgcgggtgtgtgtgtgttctactcCAGTGGAACGAAGCAGCCGAACATCCAGGGTTCCCCTACAACATGGCCCTCACCTCCAGCTGTGGTGCATGACAGCAGGCCGAGTCGGTTGAGTCGAAGTGACGAGGCGTGTCGTTTGACTGCCAGCGGTCCCAGTCCCAGTCCCTTCTGTGACATCGCAGCACGCCCTCGTCACGGAGGCGGGGC
The nucleotide sequence above comes from Brachionichthys hirsutus isolate HB-005 chromosome 19, CSIRO-AGI_Bhir_v1, whole genome shotgun sequence. Encoded proteins:
- the grk5 gene encoding G protein-coupled receptor kinase 5, with the translated sequence MEIDSMVANSALIRAREGGGSKGRSCKWREMLRFPQINQCVELAINIERDYYSLCVKQPIGKKLFELFCQSRPDLKKYTFLQDALEEFERKADENRREFGLGVVGKFLNTQSKQCIPIILKHEQSCSQSLEFNPYGDVFKDCSEDLHKFLSGEPFVQYQDSLYFDRFLQWKALERKPVTKHDFKQYRLLGKGGFGEVWACQVRATGMMYACKKLEKTHVKKRKGEAMALNEKQILEGVDSRFVVNLAYSYETKHTLCMVLTMMSGGDLKFHIYSMGGPGLDRDRARFYAAEVCCGLIHLHQKSILYRDVKPENILLDENGHIRISDLGLAVRLTEKRSVRGRVGTLGYMAPEVIGNKYYGASTDWWGFGCLVYEMTAGQPPFRRKGEHVRSSEMERRIHTEKEEYGEKFSKDVKDICTALLTKDPKERLGCGGTGGKEVQSHPFFQPINFRMLEAGLVEPSFKPDPRLVYCSDVQDIDEFSSVKGVTLDEIDEDFYSKFNTGRVPVAWQNEVIETGCFKELNTFGPGGSRSPDLDWCQIPDSPKRGLLQRIFRRHHPNDPQEESKQSLMSDDAYMKSALSSMSL